The Candidatus Koribacter versatilis Ellin345 genome has a segment encoding these proteins:
- a CDS encoding SOS response-associated peptidase, whose product MCGRYRLTRKKEILAEHFGIEPPDNWQPRYNVAPGQEVPVIRQDAEQPRRYGSNMKWGLIPFWSKDPNIGFKMINARSEGITERAAFKEALKKRRCLIPADGFYEWQKSGNKKRPFCFTMSDESPFAFAGLWERWKNPEGQWIETCSIITTTPNKLTEDVHDRMPVILHPDDYDLWLDPGFQKTEDLVALLKPYDPEAMSRYEVSDRVNAVKNDDPECVAPVQPEPPEAQATLFG is encoded by the coding sequence ATGTGTGGCCGTTATCGCCTGACGCGCAAAAAAGAGATCCTCGCCGAGCATTTCGGCATTGAGCCACCCGACAACTGGCAGCCGCGCTATAACGTCGCGCCCGGCCAGGAGGTGCCCGTCATTCGGCAAGACGCCGAACAACCGAGGCGCTACGGCTCCAACATGAAGTGGGGGCTCATCCCCTTCTGGTCGAAAGACCCCAACATCGGCTTCAAGATGATCAACGCGCGCTCCGAAGGCATTACCGAAAGGGCGGCATTCAAAGAAGCCCTCAAGAAACGCCGCTGTCTGATTCCCGCCGACGGCTTTTACGAGTGGCAGAAATCCGGCAACAAGAAGCGCCCCTTTTGTTTCACCATGTCCGACGAATCGCCCTTCGCCTTCGCAGGCTTATGGGAGCGCTGGAAAAATCCCGAGGGCCAGTGGATCGAGACCTGCTCGATCATCACCACGACTCCCAACAAACTCACGGAAGATGTGCACGACCGCATGCCGGTCATCCTGCATCCAGACGACTACGATCTCTGGCTCGACCCCGGCTTCCAGAAAACTGAAGACCTCGTTGCCCTCCTCAAACCTTATGACCCCGAAGCCATGTCGCGCTACGAAGTAAGCGACCGCGTAAACGCCGTGAAGAATGACGATCCCGAATGTGTGGCGCCCGTACAACCGGAACCCCCGGAAGCGCAAGCCACGCTCTTCGGCTGA
- a CDS encoding PLP-dependent aminotransferase family protein yields the protein MSSRPSSAVPMIGVDRHAALPLHRQLYESYRSAVLGGRLRPGQMVPSTRALAMELEISRMPVLTAYAQLLAEGYFETRSGIGTVISEALPQQRSVAGKAQIPPPIEPGPRNVSSRCLTPYRPFLPPWIAGRGAFNVGGVALEHFPHRTWTRLVARSARNGAGIGPARDVMGSIELREAVADYLRTSRAVNCTADQIMITNGSQNGVELTVRALLDPGSAVWMEEPGYQLARDVLSMAGCRIVPVPVDQQGIDVVRGIKMCRNARAVIVTPSHQFPLGMTMSVSRRLELLAWASKQGSWIIEDDYDGEFRYESKQIASLQGLDRDGRVIYIGTFSKVLSSALRIGYVVIPRDLVPHFMRVRWSTDLGSEELIQTVVNDFLREGHFARHLRNMRLTYRERRSVLVESLEKTLGGEAEIVGAEAGLHLVVLPKGLKDDVEICKAAAREPLWLWPLSHCYHGPAAKHGFVLGFGGTPPERIPRAVKQIREVLRGRR from the coding sequence GTGAGCAGTCGTCCTTCATCGGCAGTGCCAATGATCGGAGTCGATCGTCATGCCGCACTGCCGCTGCATCGGCAGTTGTATGAGAGCTATCGCTCGGCCGTCCTCGGCGGCCGATTGCGGCCGGGGCAGATGGTGCCCTCCACCCGCGCGTTGGCAATGGAGTTGGAAATCTCCCGAATGCCGGTGTTGACGGCATACGCACAACTGCTCGCGGAGGGATATTTCGAAACGCGCTCCGGGATCGGAACCGTCATCAGCGAGGCACTGCCCCAGCAACGTTCGGTGGCGGGCAAAGCGCAGATTCCGCCTCCAATCGAGCCCGGTCCGCGGAATGTCTCGTCGCGATGTTTGACGCCCTACCGGCCCTTCCTGCCTCCCTGGATCGCGGGGAGAGGCGCGTTCAACGTGGGAGGCGTGGCGCTGGAACACTTCCCGCATCGTACCTGGACGCGACTGGTCGCGCGCAGCGCGCGCAACGGCGCGGGCATTGGTCCGGCGCGCGACGTGATGGGGTCGATCGAGTTACGCGAAGCGGTTGCCGATTATCTGCGGACGTCTCGGGCTGTGAATTGCACGGCCGATCAGATCATGATCACGAACGGCTCACAGAACGGCGTGGAACTCACAGTGCGCGCGCTGCTCGATCCCGGTAGCGCGGTCTGGATGGAAGAGCCTGGTTACCAACTCGCACGCGACGTGCTGAGCATGGCGGGATGCCGCATCGTGCCGGTGCCAGTGGACCAGCAAGGCATCGATGTGGTGCGCGGAATCAAGATGTGTCGCAATGCTCGCGCTGTGATCGTTACCCCGTCACACCAATTCCCTCTTGGGATGACGATGAGCGTTTCGCGCCGGTTGGAGTTGCTGGCTTGGGCGTCGAAGCAAGGTTCATGGATCATCGAGGACGATTACGACGGCGAATTTCGGTATGAGAGCAAGCAGATCGCGTCGTTGCAAGGCCTCGATCGCGACGGCCGCGTGATTTATATCGGTACGTTCAGCAAAGTGTTGTCATCTGCACTGCGCATTGGCTATGTGGTGATTCCGCGCGACCTGGTGCCGCACTTCATGCGAGTTCGGTGGTCTACCGATCTTGGCTCAGAAGAGCTGATCCAGACGGTCGTCAACGACTTCCTGCGTGAAGGCCATTTTGCGCGACACCTGCGGAACATGCGCCTAACCTATCGCGAACGGCGGAGCGTGTTGGTGGAGTCTCTCGAGAAGACGCTCGGAGGCGAGGCTGAAATCGTGGGAGCAGAGGCGGGGTTACACCTGGTCGTGCTTCCAAAAGGCCTGAAGGACGACGTGGAGATTTGCAAGGCAGCGGCACGGGAGCCACTGTGGCTGTGGCCGCTTTCACACTGCTATCACGGTCCAGCCGCAAAGCACGGGTTTGTCCTCGGCTTCGGCGGGACACCGCCAGAGAGAATTCCGAGGGCGGTGAAGCAGATCCGCGAGGTGTTGCGCGGACGGAGATAA
- a CDS encoding LytR/AlgR family response regulator transcription factor translates to MLFGSDILLITDDVSLRQVLDLMLRDQVNSPVATISSGSAVQEVMRRAPRLVLVHDRVRSLDGLHIATEILKSCPAKVVLIASDASRAADAYELGITDFLMLPLRRQRVLNCLTRALSAAPFLRKKLHVISGGPAKPPLRFKSRHGFIFVQDSEIVWISAAGNYLELHCVSGTHRVRGTLLETCARLENHRQFLRVHRSIVVNAEYLREVRSWGVDEYVVVLDDAKELPVSRKDVIDEWVASTRGLPSEDGCCRIDEAAQISGRTIKTDPQPEARIS, encoded by the coding sequence GTGTTATTTGGATCAGACATTCTGCTTATTACGGATGACGTTAGCTTGCGTCAAGTGCTCGATCTCATGCTTCGCGACCAAGTGAATTCCCCGGTTGCGACGATTTCAAGCGGTTCGGCAGTCCAGGAAGTGATGCGGCGTGCTCCCAGGCTCGTGTTGGTGCACGATCGCGTTCGCAGCCTCGATGGACTGCACATCGCGACGGAAATTCTCAAGAGTTGCCCAGCGAAAGTCGTCCTCATCGCGAGTGACGCGTCTCGCGCCGCGGATGCCTACGAACTCGGCATCACCGACTTTCTCATGCTTCCCCTTCGCCGCCAGCGCGTACTCAACTGCCTCACCCGCGCGCTCAGCGCCGCCCCGTTCTTACGAAAAAAGCTGCACGTGATCAGCGGCGGACCTGCAAAGCCCCCGCTGCGCTTTAAATCCCGGCACGGTTTCATCTTCGTGCAGGACTCGGAAATCGTCTGGATCTCGGCGGCGGGCAATTACCTGGAACTCCACTGCGTATCGGGTACGCATCGCGTACGCGGCACGCTTCTCGAAACCTGCGCTCGGCTAGAGAACCATCGCCAATTCCTGCGCGTGCATCGCTCCATCGTCGTGAACGCGGAATACCTCCGCGAAGTTCGTTCCTGGGGCGTGGACGAATACGTGGTCGTGCTCGACGATGCAAAGGAACTTCCGGTCAGCCGCAAAGACGTGATCGACGAGTGGGTAGCGTCCACTCGTGGTCTGCCAAGCGAGGACGGATGCTGTCGCATTGACGAAGCGGCCCAAATCTCCGGGCGAACGATCAAGACCGATCCACAGCCCGAGGCGCGTATCAGCTAA
- a CDS encoding DoxX family membrane protein — protein MDNFSFTLPTIAGTVIFLIGIALWQRGSSQLGLQDRFLALGTVFFASSFAAFGVEHLVIARVIATIVPPFMPGKLFIAYFVGVALIAASLSFTFKQKVPLAAGLTALMFLLFVCLMHIPAAVHQRTNRLFWLLTLRDSSFGIGAFTLFVCTSSAEAIRTRRNGLLLFARFWIASAIVIYGIQQLLHPQCSPGVPDGRITPTWVPAPHFLGYAAGALLLLCGLLIFTGRYARLGAMCAGAYMAFFTLFLYVPDTFMLPTDRRLLGANYIFDTLLYAGAMLLVARAMPEPETFARRNEIPASTTAISNV, from the coding sequence GTGGACAATTTCTCATTTACGCTGCCAACCATCGCCGGCACAGTCATCTTTCTTATCGGGATAGCGTTGTGGCAACGCGGCTCGTCGCAACTGGGATTGCAAGACCGGTTCCTCGCGCTCGGGACTGTATTTTTCGCCAGCTCTTTTGCGGCCTTCGGAGTGGAACATCTCGTCATCGCGCGTGTAATCGCGACGATCGTTCCACCGTTTATGCCGGGCAAGCTTTTCATCGCTTATTTCGTTGGCGTAGCGTTGATCGCAGCCAGTCTTAGCTTCACGTTCAAGCAGAAGGTGCCCTTGGCCGCAGGCCTTACGGCGCTCATGTTCCTCCTGTTCGTCTGCCTCATGCACATTCCCGCTGCGGTGCATCAGCGTACGAACCGTTTATTTTGGCTGCTTACCCTGCGTGACAGCAGCTTCGGGATCGGCGCTTTCACGCTGTTTGTTTGCACGAGCAGTGCTGAGGCAATTCGAACCCGTCGCAACGGATTGCTGTTGTTCGCTCGCTTCTGGATCGCCTCGGCCATCGTGATCTACGGAATCCAGCAGTTGCTCCATCCTCAGTGCTCGCCCGGTGTGCCGGATGGACGCATAACCCCAACCTGGGTCCCGGCTCCGCATTTCCTCGGCTACGCGGCGGGGGCTCTACTTCTTCTCTGCGGCCTGTTGATATTCACTGGTCGCTACGCACGCCTGGGGGCGATGTGCGCGGGCGCATATATGGCATTCTTCACGCTCTTCCTCTATGTGCCGGACACGTTCATGCTGCCCACCGACCGGAGACTCCTTGGAGCGAACTACATTTTTGACACGCTCCTCTACGCCGGCGCGATGTTGCTCGTAGCGCGCGCAATGCCGGAGCCTGAAACATTTGCCAGGCGCAACGAAATACCTGCTTCCACTACTGCGATCTCGAACGTCTAA